The genomic DNA CGCTGCTTGCCCTGCTCGGCCTGATCTGGGGCGGATCGTTCTTCTTCGCCCGCGTTGCCGTCGCCCATGTGCCGCCCTTCACGCTGGTGTTCCTGCGTTTGGGCCTGGCAGCCCTGGCGCTGCATATCTACATCCGCGGCCGCTTCGGCATGTACGAGGCGCTTGCCGGCCGCTGGCGCGAATTCGCGCTGATGGGGCTGATCAACAACGCCATTCCGCACGCCTTCATCTTCCTTGGACAAACCCATATCGGCGCCGGACTGGCGGCGATCCTCAACGCCACGACGCCGGTCTGGAAGGTGATCATCGCCAACATGGCGACCGAGGACGAGAAGCTGAGTTCCGCCAAGATCGCCGGCTGTCTGCTCGGGCTCGCCGGCACCGTCGTCCTGATCGGGCCGAGCGCCGTTGCCGGTCTCTTCGGCACCACAAGCAGCGTGCCGCTCTGGGCGCTGCTGCTGCCGGTGCTTGCCGCCATCAGCTATGGTTTTGCGGCGACCTACGGCAAACGCTTCCGCGATCTCGCGCCTCCCGTGACGG from Ensifer adhaerens includes the following:
- a CDS encoding DMT family transporter, with protein sequence MNARSTVDGNQMSAGTWALLALLGLIWGGSFFFARVAVAHVPPFTLVFLRLGLAALALHIYIRGRFGMYEALAGRWREFALMGLINNAIPHAFIFLGQTHIGAGLAAILNATTPVWKVIIANMATEDEKLSSAKIAGCLLGLAGTVVLIGPSAVAGLFGTTSSVPLWALLLPVLAAISYGFAATYGKRFRDLAPPVTAAGQLTASTLIALPVAAFTDTPWLLPMPPVEVILSILGLALVSTAYAYIFFFRIMRAAGATNASLVTLLVPPSAILLGYLFLGETLQAADFAGMVLIALGLAVLDGRILRFRRVA